From the genome of Scytonema hofmannii PCC 7110, one region includes:
- a CDS encoding putative hydro-lyase: MSISALPSQIRQQCRTGELKAPTPGLALGYVQANLVVLPYDLAFEFLLFCQRNPKPCPILDVTEVGNPEPKLIAPGADIRTDLPRYRVFRQGQLVEETTDIRPFWKDDLVAFLIGCSFSFENAMLNAGLSVRHIEEGKNVPMYKTSIQCIPSRTFSSPLVVSMRPLPAHHVVRSVEVTSRYYKAHGSPVHIGNPEVIGIEDLGSPDYGSAVTLRDNEVPVFWACGVTTQTAILQAKPEFAITHAPGHMFVSDLKDEELFI; the protein is encoded by the coding sequence ATGTCAATTTCTGCACTTCCTTCCCAAATCCGTCAGCAATGTCGAACTGGTGAGTTAAAGGCTCCTACACCTGGGCTTGCTCTGGGATATGTTCAAGCTAACTTAGTTGTATTGCCATACGATCTGGCGTTTGAATTTCTGCTGTTTTGTCAGCGAAACCCCAAGCCGTGTCCAATTCTTGATGTTACAGAAGTTGGGAATCCCGAACCTAAATTGATTGCTCCTGGTGCTGATATTAGAACGGATTTACCACGCTACAGAGTTTTTCGCCAGGGTCAGCTTGTTGAGGAAACAACGGATATTAGACCATTTTGGAAAGACGATTTAGTTGCTTTTTTAATCGGTTGCTCTTTTTCCTTTGAGAATGCCATGCTCAATGCTGGGCTATCTGTACGACATATAGAAGAAGGGAAAAATGTTCCGATGTACAAAACAAGCATTCAATGTATTCCCAGTCGAACCTTTTCCAGCCCCCTAGTTGTTTCCATGCGTCCCTTACCCGCACATCATGTCGTTCGATCTGTAGAAGTCACGAGTCGCTATTACAAAGCACACGGATCTCCTGTGCATATTGGTAATCCAGAGGTAATCGGGATTGAAGATTTGGGGAGTCCAGATTATGGAAGTGCAGTTACTCTTCGCGATAATGAAGTTCCTGTTTTTTGGGCTTGTGGAGTCACGACTCAAACTGCGATTCTTCAAGCCAAGCCTGAATTCGCCATTACCCATGCACCCGGACATATGTTTGTGAGTGACTTAAAGGACGAAGAGCTTTTTATTTAG
- a CDS encoding alpha/beta fold hydrolase produces the protein MESKWISHNGVRLFSESFGTPNDPPILLIMGAMASAVWWAEDFCCQMAALGRYVIRYDHRDTGRSTSYESGHIHYSVEDLADDAFCVLNGYGIQSAHLVGMSLGGFLAQLMTLKRPQRVKSLTLIASEPLAETDPTIPGIDPSVLEYHAKASELDWANREAVIEYQIGAWRLISGSAHPFDESAIRELAGADFDRTPNLMTTFNHALLQGGEKWFNRLHEIAVPTLVIHGTEDCVLPYAHSLVLQAEIQDAVLLPLPGTGHELHRVDWSVILEAIEKHTVSQQEIT, from the coding sequence ATGGAAAGTAAATGGATTAGTCATAATGGAGTTCGCCTTTTCTCCGAATCTTTCGGTACTCCAAACGATCCACCAATTTTATTAATCATGGGAGCGATGGCTTCAGCCGTGTGGTGGGCGGAAGATTTCTGTTGCCAAATGGCTGCTCTGGGTCGCTATGTGATTCGCTACGATCACCGAGACACAGGGCGCTCAACCAGTTACGAGTCAGGTCACATCCACTATTCCGTTGAAGATCTAGCGGATGATGCTTTTTGTGTTCTCAATGGCTATGGAATTCAGAGCGCTCATTTAGTGGGGATGTCGCTAGGAGGATTCCTCGCTCAACTTATGACGCTCAAGCGTCCTCAACGGGTCAAAAGTCTAACGTTAATCGCCTCGGAACCCTTGGCTGAAACCGATCCGACCATACCAGGGATCGATCCATCTGTCCTTGAATACCATGCAAAAGCCAGTGAACTGGATTGGGCAAACCGTGAGGCAGTGATTGAGTATCAAATTGGTGCGTGGCGATTGATTTCCGGTTCAGCCCATCCGTTTGATGAATCAGCTATCCGCGAATTAGCTGGAGCTGACTTCGATCGCACTCCCAATCTCATGACGACCTTTAATCATGCCTTGCTTCAAGGTGGAGAAAAATGGTTTAACCGCCTTCACGAAATTGCTGTACCAACTCTGGTTATTCATGGCACAGAAGATTGTGTTTTACCCTATGCCCATAGCTTGGTATTACAAGCAGAGATCCAGGATGCTGTATTACTACCATTGCCAGGAACAGGACACGAACTACATCGCGTTGACTGGTCTGTTATTCTTGAAGCGATAGAAAAGCACACTGTATCACAGCAAGAAATAACCTAA
- a CDS encoding toxin-antitoxin system HicB family antitoxin, with protein sequence MATLTIRLPDEKHNRLKELAQAKGISVNKLIEELSTLALAEFDAYTGFKAMAATGNPEEGLKILAKLDTLFIDQNQ encoded by the coding sequence ATGGCTACTTTAACTATTCGTTTACCAGACGAAAAACACAACAGGTTAAAAGAACTTGCTCAAGCCAAAGGAATAAGTGTCAATAAACTGATTGAAGAATTATCGACTTTAGCTCTAGCAGAATTTGATGCCTACACCGGGTTTAAAGCAATGGCTGCAACTGGCAATCCAGAAGAAGGCTTAAAAATATTAGCGAAACTTGATACTTTGTTTATAGACCAAAATCAGTAA
- a CDS encoding type II toxin-antitoxin system VapC family toxin — MDKEPKQIYLDTNVLAYVVNIKAAQHRAALEIFRPSEREILCISSQVLAEFYSYVTNPSILANPLESQDAVTRINRMCQMPHIRILPTPSSIHKRWMKLLEQRQVKNGQIFDLIHIAIMLENQVSKIYTFNVNDFIWCLDIEVIEPR, encoded by the coding sequence ATGGACAAAGAACCTAAACAAATTTATCTTGACACTAATGTTTTAGCTTATGTTGTTAATATCAAAGCGGCGCAGCATCGAGCGGCATTAGAAATATTTAGACCTAGTGAAAGAGAAATATTGTGTATATCATCTCAAGTTTTGGCTGAATTTTATTCTTATGTTACTAATCCATCAATTTTAGCCAATCCTTTAGAGTCTCAAGACGCAGTTACTCGCATTAATAGAATGTGTCAAATGCCACACATAAGAATATTACCAACACCAAGTAGTATACACAAAAGATGGATGAAACTATTAGAACAAAGACAAGTTAAAAATGGTCAAATTTTTGATTTGATTCATATCGCTATTATGTTAGAAAACCAAGTTAGTAAAATCTATACCTTTAATGTGAATGACTTTATTTGGTGTTTAGATATAGAAGTTATTGAGCCTAGATAA
- the bla gene encoding class A beta-lactamase gives MIQVVKKAWLYTFCLFLLAVLLSVSCTGINSSNREDSSNSQTSTPSAVTIANVDRSNELRDRIEQISRAAQGRVGMTATVLETGESVSLNGDRRFPMQSVYKFPIAMAVLAQVDRGNLKLDQKIRVEATDIVRDSRILEKNSQGKEFSLAELIKYMVSESDSTACDVLLRLIGKPQRVTEYLRNLDVNDIVVANTENEIQFGKEPGLQYRNYATPDAAVNLLRAFHKGRGLSKSSQALLRQWMIETSTGPNRIKGLLPKGTVVAHKTGTSATVNGVTAATNDVGLVTLPNGQHLAIAVFVSDSQATDAIREEVIAIIGESCMGRMEQMSVIDVKH, from the coding sequence ATGATTCAAGTGGTTAAAAAAGCTTGGCTTTACACATTTTGCTTGTTTCTACTGGCTGTTCTACTGAGTGTTAGTTGCACGGGTATTAATTCCAGCAACAGAGAAGATAGTTCAAACAGTCAAACAAGTACGCCGAGCGCAGTCACAATTGCCAACGTCGATCGCAGCAACGAATTACGCGATCGCATTGAACAAATCTCTCGTGCGGCTCAAGGGCGGGTGGGGATGACAGCCACAGTGCTAGAAACTGGAGAATCAGTATCTCTAAATGGAGATCGGCGATTTCCCATGCAAAGCGTTTATAAGTTTCCAATCGCGATGGCAGTTTTGGCTCAAGTAGATCGAGGAAACCTGAAGTTAGACCAGAAGATTCGGGTTGAGGCTACCGATATCGTTCGGGACAGTCGGATTCTAGAGAAGAATTCGCAAGGAAAGGAATTCAGTCTGGCTGAACTCATAAAGTACATGGTTTCTGAAAGTGATAGTACGGCTTGTGATGTGCTGTTACGACTCATCGGTAAACCACAACGTGTCACGGAGTATTTACGCAATCTTGACGTAAATGACATTGTTGTAGCGAACACAGAGAACGAGATCCAGTTCGGGAAAGAGCCAGGATTGCAGTATCGTAACTATGCAACGCCAGATGCAGCTGTTAATTTATTACGTGCTTTCCACAAAGGGCGAGGGCTTTCAAAATCTAGTCAAGCCTTACTGCGGCAATGGATGATAGAAACTTCGACAGGTCCAAACCGTATTAAGGGACTGTTACCGAAGGGAACAGTTGTAGCACACAAAACAGGTACTTCGGCTACCGTCAATGGCGTGACAGCTGCAACCAATGATGTGGGACTCGTGACGCTACCGAATGGACAACATCTGGCGATCGCAGTTTTTGTTTCAGATTCTCAGGCAACCGATGCGATCCGCGAAGAAGTCATCGCAATCATTGGCGAAAGCTGCATGGGACGAATGGAGCAAATGAGTGTAATAGATGTGAAGCATTGA
- a CDS encoding type II toxin-antitoxin system ParD family antitoxin has translation MNVHLGETFDKFVEEMLAGGEYQSQSEVIRAGLRLLKEKEDLRKLRLEELRREIQDGLDSGLSEPLNIEEIIQEAKRDREGKLTA, from the coding sequence ATGAACGTGCATTTGGGAGAAACATTCGATAAGTTTGTTGAGGAGATGCTTGCGGGCGGCGAATATCAGTCACAGAGCGAAGTGATTCGTGCAGGGCTGCGGCTTCTTAAAGAGAAAGAGGACTTGCGTAAGTTAAGACTTGAAGAACTGCGTCGGGAGATTCAGGATGGCTTAGACAGTGGTTTATCAGAACCCCTTAATATTGAAGAAATCATTCAAGAGGCAAAAAGAGATCGGGAAGGAAAACTGACCGCATGA
- a CDS encoding type II toxin-antitoxin system RelE/ParE family toxin yields MSRVIRTPLAKNDLKEIWNYIADYSEERADSLLRVLDEKMQKLAQFPLMGKERAEILDGLRSFPVNNYIIFYRPIDKGIEVIRVLHGARDIESLFE; encoded by the coding sequence ATGAGCCGAGTTATCAGAACACCATTAGCCAAAAACGACCTTAAGGAAATCTGGAACTACATCGCAGATTATAGTGAGGAACGAGCTGACTCTTTATTAAGAGTGTTGGATGAAAAAATGCAAAAACTGGCACAATTCCCATTAATGGGGAAAGAACGTGCTGAAATTCTTGATGGGCTAAGGAGTTTTCCGGTTAACAATTACATTATATTTTATCGTCCTATCGATAAAGGCATCGAAGTTATTCGAGTCTTACATGGTGCTAGAGATATTGAAAGTCTTTTTGAATAA
- a CDS encoding D-glutamate cyclase family protein: protein MASPDYGNAVTLRDDEVPVFWACGVTTQTAILQAKPEFAIIHAPGHMFVSDLKDEDLSI, encoded by the coding sequence TTGGCAAGTCCAGATTACGGGAATGCGGTTACTCTTCGCGATGATGAAGTTCCCGTTTTTTGGGCTTGTGGAGTCACGACTCAAACTGCAATTCTTCAAGCAAAGCCTGAATTCGCTATTATCCATGCACCCGGACATATGTTTGTTAGCGATTTAAAGGACGAGGATCTCTCTATTTAG
- a CDS encoding putative toxin-antitoxin system toxin component, PIN family, whose translation MTRPYQIVLNTNVLLAGLRSNRGASYKLLTILNDTRWQLNISTALIFEYEEILKREKDQLTLTSKEIDDVIEAICAIANRCSIFYLWRPLARDPDDDFLIDLAVEARVDFIITYNQKDLQAAEKFGIRVVSPKEFLQHVGEIP comes from the coding sequence ATGACAAGACCGTATCAAATTGTACTAAATACCAACGTACTCCTTGCTGGTTTACGCTCCAACCGTGGCGCATCCTACAAACTATTAACAATACTCAATGATACTCGTTGGCAGTTAAATATTTCTACTGCCTTAATCTTCGAGTACGAAGAAATCCTCAAAAGAGAAAAAGACCAATTAACATTAACCTCGAAAGAGATTGATGATGTGATAGAAGCTATTTGTGCCATTGCCAACCGATGTAGTATTTTTTATCTATGGCGACCCTTAGCACGCGATCCAGATGATGATTTTCTTATCGATTTAGCTGTCGAAGCAAGAGTCGATTTTATTATCACATACAATCAAAAAGATTTACAAGCTGCAGAAAAATTTGGCATTAGGGTTGTGTCACCTAAAGAATTTTTACAACACGTAGGAGAGATACCATGA
- a CDS encoding cytochrome P450, with amino-acid sequence MKTSTTSKHLPPGPKGHFLVGVLPEYSRNPLGFFSHCAKTYGDIVYLGGWIPSYLLNHPDLIEQMLVSQQHNLIKSRLGNITKPLLGNGLLMSEGDFWKQQRHLIQPAFHRDRIADYARVMVDYTQQMLTTWQDGEIRDIHHEMMQLTLAIVAVTFFGSDVEADIDVIDQTVKVTLTHFDKSSTNLLWFLLPNSIPTPDNLRFRKAVKQLDAVVYRLIQQRRTSTKETGDLLSMLLHLQAEDGTQMSDRQLRDEVMTFILAGHETTALVLSWTWYLLAKHPEVEAKLLTELQTVLTGRVPTLTDLPQLPYTEWIILESMRLYPPVWAIPRTVAQDCEIAGYRVKAGNGLIASQWIVHRDPRWFSNPETFNPDRWANDFAKRLPSGAYFPFGGGARICIGKAFAMMEARLLLATITQAYQITLIQEEPVEPWPSLTLRPKQGITVRLNQRSRQGNAANKMLERQFINPNNPVSSS; translated from the coding sequence ATGAAAACCTCAACGACCTCTAAGCATTTACCTCCAGGTCCTAAAGGTCATTTTTTAGTAGGAGTGCTACCAGAATACAGTCGCAATCCTCTAGGGTTCTTCAGCCACTGCGCCAAAACATATGGTGATATAGTTTACCTAGGAGGTTGGATTCCATCCTATCTCCTCAATCACCCGGACTTGATTGAACAGATGCTGGTGAGCCAACAGCACAATTTGATAAAAAGCCGACTGGGAAACATTACCAAGCCACTCTTAGGTAACGGTTTATTAATGAGTGAGGGAGACTTTTGGAAGCAGCAGCGTCATCTCATTCAACCTGCATTTCACCGCGATCGCATTGCAGATTACGCTCGTGTCATGGTGGACTATACGCAACAGATGCTAACCACTTGGCAAGATGGTGAGATTCGCGATATTCATCACGAAATGATGCAGCTGACTTTGGCGATCGTAGCGGTAACCTTTTTTGGGAGCGATGTGGAAGCTGATATTGATGTTATTGACCAAACTGTAAAAGTCACTCTGACGCATTTTGATAAAAGCAGCACAAACCTTCTGTGGTTTTTGCTTCCCAACAGTATACCGACTCCAGATAATCTCCGCTTCCGAAAAGCCGTGAAGCAATTAGACGCTGTTGTTTATCGGTTAATTCAACAACGCCGCACATCCACGAAAGAAACTGGCGATTTGCTTTCAATGCTACTACACCTGCAAGCAGAAGATGGCACCCAAATGAGCGATCGACAACTAAGGGACGAGGTGATGACCTTTATTCTGGCAGGTCATGAAACAACCGCCTTAGTCCTCTCTTGGACGTGGTACTTGTTAGCAAAACATCCAGAAGTTGAAGCCAAGCTACTGACAGAATTACAGACAGTATTAACAGGTCGAGTTCCCACCTTGACTGACCTACCCCAACTGCCCTACACCGAGTGGATTATTTTAGAATCAATGCGACTTTATCCACCTGTTTGGGCAATACCTCGTACCGTTGCTCAAGACTGTGAGATTGCAGGCTATCGGGTAAAAGCAGGAAACGGATTAATCGCTAGCCAATGGATTGTACACCGAGACCCACGCTGGTTTAGCAATCCAGAAACTTTTAATCCTGACCGATGGGCTAATGATTTCGCCAAACGCCTACCCTCCGGAGCCTATTTCCCCTTTGGTGGCGGTGCCAGAATCTGTATTGGCAAAGCATTCGCCATGATGGAAGCTCGCTTGCTGCTGGCAACTATTACTCAAGCCTACCAAATAACTCTGATACAAGAGGAGCCTGTAGAACCTTGGCCAAGCCTTACTCTCCGTCCTAAACAAGGGATTACAGTTCGTCTAAACCAGCGCTCTCGTCAAGGTAATGCAGCCAACAAAATGCTAGAGCGCCAGTTCATTAATCCCAACAACCCGGTTTCTTCGAGTTGA
- a CDS encoding murein hydrolase activator EnvC family protein, translated as MRVPLPKKHQKMPRSPFFSKKGWEDCIGQFIFLLAVFCILWISLIFIPAQSHAATTEATHTINSLRQQQQMVDVQRQSVTQEHQRLNNLQEAAQNRLNGLEQNLQTTDVQIQDSEFRLQRAIQRLQQLQADLATAEVSYQQRQEATVARLRFLQRNRLSQGWGVLLQSQNLNDFLDRRSQLKLVYKADRQVLAKLTKEANWLNAQKTQVEQQRNEIDLIRQQLYAQKADYQTQAQLQGDLIQRLNSDRLALAAAESQLERDSQALESLIQQKVAEEEERLKTNSRNSVIIRGTGIFAYPSNGPTSSSFGWRTHPVLGYRRFHAGLDFAASYGSTIRAADSGTVIFAGWYGGYGRAVIINHGNGISTLYGHSSELFVSEGQTVERGQAIASVGSTGLSTGPHLHFEVRKNGAPVNPMNFL; from the coding sequence ATGAGAGTGCCATTACCCAAAAAACACCAGAAAATGCCTCGCTCTCCCTTCTTTTCCAAGAAGGGTTGGGAGGATTGTATCGGTCAATTTATATTTCTTCTTGCAGTTTTCTGCATTTTATGGATTAGTTTGATATTTATTCCAGCACAAAGTCATGCAGCCACTACAGAAGCAACTCATACAATTAACTCGTTGCGCCAGCAGCAACAAATGGTTGACGTACAGCGTCAAAGCGTAACTCAAGAACACCAGCGCTTGAATAATTTGCAAGAAGCAGCACAAAATCGCCTCAACGGTTTGGAACAAAACCTGCAAACAACTGATGTTCAAATTCAAGATAGTGAATTTCGATTGCAAAGGGCGATTCAACGGCTACAGCAATTGCAAGCCGATCTAGCAACAGCGGAAGTCTCCTATCAGCAACGTCAAGAAGCAACTGTTGCTCGTCTGCGCTTTCTCCAACGGAATCGTCTCAGCCAAGGATGGGGAGTTTTGCTGCAAAGTCAAAACCTGAATGATTTTTTAGATCGTCGCAGTCAGTTGAAGTTAGTTTATAAAGCCGATCGACAAGTTTTGGCAAAACTGACTAAAGAAGCAAATTGGCTGAATGCTCAAAAAACACAGGTAGAACAGCAAAGAAACGAAATAGACTTGATTCGTCAGCAATTGTATGCTCAAAAAGCCGATTATCAAACACAAGCGCAGTTGCAAGGGGACTTAATACAACGTCTGAACAGCGATCGCTTAGCCCTAGCAGCAGCAGAAAGTCAACTTGAGAGAGATTCTCAGGCTTTGGAATCGTTAATTCAGCAAAAGGTTGCAGAAGAAGAAGAGAGACTGAAAACAAACAGTCGTAACAGCGTTATTATTCGTGGAACTGGTATTTTTGCTTATCCTAGTAATGGTCCGACAAGCAGTTCCTTTGGTTGGCGGACACACCCGGTGCTTGGGTATCGTCGCTTTCATGCTGGGTTAGATTTTGCTGCTAGTTATGGTAGTACAATTCGTGCTGCCGATTCTGGAACGGTCATTTTTGCTGGATGGTATGGTGGTTATGGTAGGGCTGTGATTATTAACCACGGGAATGGGATCTCAACTCTTTACGGTCATAGCAGCGAGTTGTTTGTTTCTGAAGGACAAACAGTAGAGCGAGGACAAGCGATCGCATCTGTGGGTTCGACAGGATTATCAACTGGTCCCCACCTCCACTTTGAAGTGAGAAAAAATGGTGCGCCAGTTAACCCCATGAATTTCCTCTAA
- a CDS encoding DUF1796 family putative cysteine peptidase, with amino-acid sequence MYQFQISAYTQTGESIGLVGSTPELGLWNVTKCVRLRTSADRYPLWWTDTKIDFRSILESATPLMAAGQVLSDRQKIEYKYVLLDSKGNARWEALGANRWIPIDRADQYTTIVVDDGAFSYLQPYPFGYVEEPPVKTALKERSEGLKIVVVGSSVALGHKAWLLKGWAWLLGQALQQTYGHQLVNVSEVGANVGRTIERFPSVVTPEKPDVVIIALSLGNEGLAYCQPHERRTIQRRFESGLQQLVKMTREIGARPILGGVYPHGNYNSEHYWVLKGTHNRMLNWDVLVLDWLAILDDGQGNWKAGTSFDPSHPNIIGHRLMYQAIDLRLFEIDKEELAKEKQSFQQLNKAPIYFDNAGFQISACIEEKRLRIVNSSPYSYTIAPYWQELQTTLQSKAGLIPGVYIAKSAQQGILPFFAVQEDGTIETTVDIPPGANLEYSAAFNVFSPHNSQVLFHNEQLGIVQEDEHHLWVINESDHEYNIHPMWQEVRSVLKAMPGGVYEDPFYPDIPFRTMMIGSHGLESRVKVPARSAVVFQYKCKLSDISRVAIIPVGDRCAVRMMLYKMEYDGPAFPFDLTRTTNIADVADMIENRFYDMWNPRFLHYNPDANRIYHSKWTGLSFAHEVEDTDNPLHDLSPVFERMRVRYTARSERFCYTIQNCDKALFVRTGIADRGGVIDLVNKLEKQCQGKPFHLLLLSPQSSHEFSDLPNVLHSDLEFNPDWMYEDLGHWMYCTDVMRGILESLGVSSKNLFWCPPKPPVASLHQFSNK; translated from the coding sequence ATGTATCAATTCCAGATTAGTGCATACACGCAAACGGGCGAATCTATCGGTCTCGTCGGTTCTACTCCCGAATTGGGATTGTGGAATGTGACGAAATGTGTTCGCCTTCGTACAAGTGCCGATCGCTATCCATTATGGTGGACAGATACGAAAATCGACTTTCGGTCAATTTTAGAATCAGCCACTCCCTTAATGGCTGCAGGACAAGTGTTAAGCGATCGCCAGAAGATTGAGTATAAATATGTACTTCTAGATTCCAAAGGCAACGCACGATGGGAAGCTCTTGGGGCAAACCGTTGGATACCAATTGACAGAGCAGACCAATACACTACTATTGTTGTGGATGATGGTGCATTTAGTTATTTGCAGCCTTATCCCTTTGGGTACGTCGAGGAACCTCCTGTTAAGACGGCTTTGAAAGAAAGATCTGAAGGACTAAAAATCGTTGTTGTTGGCAGTTCCGTTGCACTAGGTCATAAAGCTTGGTTGTTGAAAGGTTGGGCTTGGCTGTTGGGACAGGCTTTGCAACAAACATACGGACATCAACTTGTGAATGTGTCGGAGGTGGGGGCAAATGTCGGCAGAACAATCGAGCGCTTTCCATCAGTCGTTACGCCAGAAAAACCGGATGTCGTGATTATTGCCCTGTCTCTGGGTAACGAAGGGTTAGCTTATTGTCAGCCTCACGAACGACGGACAATCCAAAGGCGGTTTGAAAGTGGCTTGCAGCAGCTTGTGAAAATGACACGGGAAATAGGAGCACGTCCAATTCTGGGCGGAGTTTATCCTCATGGCAACTATAATTCCGAGCATTACTGGGTGCTCAAGGGGACGCACAACCGGATGCTCAATTGGGACGTTCTGGTACTGGATTGGTTGGCAATCCTGGATGATGGGCAAGGAAATTGGAAGGCGGGGACATCCTTCGATCCATCTCACCCCAACATCATAGGTCATCGCCTCATGTATCAGGCGATTGACTTGCGCTTGTTTGAGATCGACAAAGAGGAGTTGGCAAAAGAAAAACAAAGTTTCCAGCAATTGAACAAAGCCCCTATTTACTTTGACAATGCGGGCTTCCAAATCTCTGCCTGTATTGAAGAAAAGCGTTTGCGGATTGTCAATTCATCACCGTACAGCTACACCATCGCTCCCTATTGGCAGGAACTGCAAACTACACTGCAAAGTAAGGCAGGATTGATACCGGGTGTCTACATTGCGAAATCTGCTCAACAAGGAATACTCCCTTTCTTTGCTGTCCAAGAGGATGGCACTATCGAAACTACAGTAGATATTCCCCCTGGTGCTAACCTGGAATACAGTGCCGCTTTCAATGTCTTTTCGCCACACAACTCACAAGTTTTGTTTCATAACGAGCAATTGGGAATTGTGCAAGAGGACGAGCATCACCTTTGGGTCATTAACGAATCAGACCACGAGTACAACATCCATCCTATGTGGCAAGAAGTACGTAGCGTACTGAAAGCCATGCCAGGGGGTGTTTATGAAGATCCATTTTATCCCGATATCCCTTTCCGCACCATGATGATTGGTAGCCATGGCTTGGAAAGCCGGGTAAAAGTACCAGCCCGGTCTGCTGTGGTGTTCCAATACAAATGCAAATTATCGGATATCAGCCGTGTTGCAATTATCCCGGTGGGCGATCGCTGTGCTGTGCGGATGATGTTATACAAGATGGAGTATGATGGTCCCGCTTTTCCCTTCGATCTAACCCGCACTACAAATATTGCAGATGTTGCGGATATGATTGAAAACCGTTTTTATGATATGTGGAACCCCCGCTTCCTACATTACAATCCAGACGCAAACAGAATTTATCACAGCAAGTGGACGGGTTTGTCTTTTGCTCATGAAGTCGAGGACACAGACAATCCCCTTCACGATTTGTCTCCTGTTTTTGAACGCATGCGCGTTCGCTACACAGCACGCTCTGAACGATTTTGCTACACGATCCAAAACTGTGATAAGGCGCTTTTCGTCCGCACGGGTATTGCTGACCGAGGTGGTGTTATAGATCTGGTTAATAAGCTGGAAAAACAATGTCAGGGGAAGCCATTTCACCTCTTGCTCCTTTCTCCCCAATCCAGTCATGAGTTTTCAGACCTTCCCAACGTGCTACATTCCGATCTGGAGTTTAACCCTGATTGGATGTATGAGGATTTAGGTCACTGGATGTACTGCACAGATGTGATGCGAGGAATTCTTGAATCCCTTGGTGTATCTAGCAAAAACCTCTTCTGGTGTCCTCCTAAACCGCCAGTGGCTAGCTTACACCAGTTTTCAAATAAATGA